AAGTTAGCGATGCGCCCAAACCAAACACAAAACTGAGCGGCAGATTCAGATATTTAGCGTTGCCAAAATCCGCCTCTCCAAAGATGAGCAGCCCGATGCCAATCGTGGCGAGCACAAGCCCCAAAATCTGGGGCAAACCCAGCTTTTCCCGCAGAAAAAGCAGGGCAAACAAGCTCACAAACAAAGGATTGGAACTCACCAAAACCGCGCTCACAGAAGCTTTGCCATAATGTACTGAAATCTGCAGCAACAGCATACTGACGCAGACATTCAGAACACCCAAGAGAGCCATCAAACCCAAATCCTTCAACTTGGGTTTTTGAGGGCTGTTTTTATAAGCTTTGAATGCGAAGGGGAGAATCACCAAACCACCGATGAAAAAACGCCAGGCGGTGAGCGTGAAGGGCGAAAGAGCCAGGTTTTTGCTCAGGATTTCATGAGTTGACCAGGTGAGAATCGCCACAAAACAGAGCAGGTGAGACAAAGTGCGTGATTTCATATCCATATAAAAAGACCAGACGGTCAACCGTTTTCACGGTCGTCCGCCTGGCCGGGTTTTTCAGTCACCCAAGGGCGGCTGTGGTTTCATAGCTATTTCATCAACACCATTTTACGGGTGGATGAATATTTTCCAGACTGCATGCGATAATAGTAAACTCCACTGCTGACGGCATTTCCACTGTCGTCGCGTCCATC
This genomic stretch from Candidatus Cloacimonadota bacterium harbors:
- a CDS encoding EamA family transporter, which gives rise to MKSRTLSHLLCFVAILTWSTHEILSKNLALSPFTLTAWRFFIGGLVILPFAFKAYKNSPQKPKLKDLGLMALLGVLNVCVSMLLLQISVHYGKASVSAVLVSSNPLFVSLFALLFLREKLGLPQILGLVLATIGIGLLIFGEADFGNAKYLNLPLSFVFGLGASLTFGLYLVLTKKTVEKHGNVITNGVSFFSGALILFGVNAIIGQPLGFKLNLQTAAAMFWFGVIISGLSYLLFFEGAKLLGAGTSSMYFFLKPVLASLLALIFLREALAPLQLIAIFVIVAGLTLSRVLKPRQKA